From the Gordonia bronchialis DSM 43247 genome, one window contains:
- a CDS encoding dipeptidase, translating into MSEETLRERVRDLMPQAQQDLTEMVGFRSVHDAEQQPPEECDKMVAWLEEAFTEAGLADVAAHETADGSKAVTGHLDGPEDAPTVLLYFHHDVQPPLGDDEWDSPVWQLTERKGRWYGRGAADCKGNIATHLTALRALGGDVPVNIKIIGEGSEEQGTGGLEDFVPKNPELMRADTILVCDSGNFAVGKPSLTTTLRGIANVVVTVETLGSAMHSGMFGGAAPDALAALITMLATLRDVDGNTTITGLDNTQSWDGVDYPAEQFRTDATVLDGVDLVGSGSVSEMVWAQPALTVLGIDAPSVVGSSAAVQAKARARLNLRVPPGMDAQVAQDALVDHLTAAAPWHARVSFEREAVGSPFVGSTGGVGYDTLVDSMRTAYGTDVLVQGQGGSIPLCNVFAETFPDAEIMLMGVEEPQCLIHAPNESVAPSEIENMSVVEALFLRDYAERFRRGG; encoded by the coding sequence ATGAGCGAAGAGACATTGCGGGAACGGGTGCGTGACCTGATGCCGCAGGCCCAGCAGGACTTGACGGAGATGGTCGGGTTCCGGTCGGTGCACGATGCCGAGCAGCAGCCGCCCGAGGAATGCGACAAGATGGTCGCCTGGCTCGAGGAGGCGTTCACCGAGGCCGGCCTCGCCGACGTGGCCGCCCACGAGACCGCCGACGGCAGCAAGGCGGTCACCGGGCACCTCGACGGCCCCGAGGATGCGCCGACGGTCCTGCTCTACTTCCATCACGACGTGCAACCACCCCTGGGCGATGACGAATGGGACTCGCCGGTCTGGCAGCTGACCGAACGTAAGGGACGCTGGTACGGACGCGGTGCGGCCGACTGCAAGGGCAACATTGCCACCCATCTCACCGCGCTGCGGGCGCTCGGCGGGGACGTGCCGGTCAACATCAAGATCATCGGTGAGGGCTCGGAGGAGCAGGGCACCGGTGGGCTTGAGGACTTTGTCCCCAAGAATCCCGAACTGATGCGGGCGGATACCATACTCGTCTGCGACTCAGGCAATTTCGCGGTCGGCAAACCGAGTCTCACCACCACGCTGCGCGGCATCGCCAACGTCGTCGTCACCGTCGAGACCCTGGGTTCGGCCATGCATTCCGGGATGTTCGGCGGTGCGGCGCCCGATGCCCTGGCGGCGCTCATCACCATGCTCGCCACGCTGCGCGACGTCGATGGGAACACCACGATCACCGGGCTGGACAACACCCAGTCGTGGGATGGCGTCGACTATCCGGCTGAGCAGTTCCGCACCGACGCAACGGTTCTCGACGGTGTCGATCTGGTGGGTTCGGGTTCGGTCTCGGAAATGGTCTGGGCGCAACCGGCTCTGACGGTCCTCGGCATCGACGCGCCGTCGGTGGTCGGATCGTCGGCGGCCGTGCAGGCCAAGGCGCGAGCACGGCTCAACCTGCGAGTGCCGCCGGGGATGGATGCGCAGGTCGCACAGGATGCGCTCGTCGACCACCTGACGGCGGCAGCCCCGTGGCACGCCCGGGTGAGTTTCGAACGGGAGGCCGTCGGATCACCGTTCGTCGGCTCCACCGGCGGGGTCGGCTACGACACGCTGGTCGATTCGATGCGCACCGCATATGGCACCGACGTCCTCGTCCAAGGTCAGGGTGGCTCCATCCCGCTGTGCAATGTCTTCGCCGAGACCTTCCCCGACGCCGAGATCATGCTGATGGGCGTCGAGGAACCGCAATGCCTGATCCACGCGCCCAACGAGAGCGTGGCGCCGTCGGAGATCGAGAACATGTCGGTGGTGGAGGCGCTGTTTCTCCGGGACTACGCCGAGCGCTTCCGGCGGGGCGGGTAG
- a CDS encoding acyl-CoA dehydrogenase family protein has protein sequence MPGDTHPQPPIPTDKPDLRRTSLRSAAYRVADEVLFPAAAEIDRTGEIPASHWQALADAGLYGIAAPEPVGGPGLDFGQVTEILEVLCSGCLSTAFTWIQHHGVVLSLAGTTNSTLRSEFFDDVTAGRLRAGVAYAGVVPTPPRMTATRTDGGWRFDGYAPFVSGWGVIDLLQISARDCETDDVIAAIVRTADLPDAVVPRRLHLAAADATRTVSLTVDGLPVADDAVVSRVTLDDFFANQNIGVRLNGTLPFGLLRRATALLDAGGHTAEARHLRGRADTVRDALDASLADADGLLVARADAAQLALDAAAALVAADGGKALLQGADAERLFRECAFILVAASRPQLKGALLQRFSDPRTTG, from the coding sequence ATGCCGGGCGACACGCATCCGCAGCCCCCGATACCCACCGACAAACCAGACCTTCGCCGCACGTCCCTGCGCAGCGCGGCCTATCGCGTCGCCGACGAGGTGCTGTTCCCGGCAGCCGCCGAGATCGACCGGACCGGCGAGATACCGGCATCGCACTGGCAGGCCCTCGCCGACGCCGGCCTCTATGGCATCGCCGCACCCGAACCGGTCGGCGGACCGGGACTCGACTTCGGGCAGGTCACCGAGATACTGGAAGTCCTGTGTAGCGGATGTCTGTCGACCGCGTTCACCTGGATCCAGCATCACGGCGTGGTGCTGTCACTGGCCGGCACCACCAACAGCACCCTGCGGTCAGAATTCTTCGACGACGTGACCGCCGGCCGGCTGCGCGCCGGAGTCGCCTACGCCGGCGTGGTCCCGACGCCACCGCGGATGACGGCGACCCGCACCGACGGCGGCTGGCGATTCGACGGATACGCACCGTTCGTCAGCGGCTGGGGCGTCATCGATCTCCTGCAGATCTCGGCCCGCGACTGTGAGACCGACGACGTCATCGCAGCCATCGTGCGCACCGCGGACCTGCCGGATGCCGTCGTGCCCCGACGACTGCATCTCGCCGCCGCCGACGCCACCCGCACCGTCTCGCTCACCGTGGACGGCCTGCCGGTCGCCGACGACGCCGTGGTGAGCCGTGTCACCCTCGACGACTTCTTCGCCAATCAGAACATCGGGGTCCGGCTCAACGGCACGTTGCCGTTCGGATTGCTGCGCCGCGCGACGGCTCTGCTCGATGCAGGCGGACACACCGCGGAGGCCAGACACCTCCGTGGGCGGGCCGACACGGTCCGCGATGCACTCGACGCGTCACTCGCCGACGCCGACGGCCTCCTCGTCGCGCGGGCCGATGCTGCGCAACTCGCACTCGATGCCGCTGCCGCCCTGGTCGCCGCGGACGGCGGCAAGGCGTTGCTGCAGGGAGCCGACGCCGAACGCCTCTTCCGAGAATGCGCCTTCATTCTCGTCGCGGCAAGCCGACCACAGCTGAAAGGTGCTCTGCTGCAGCGATTCAGCGATCCTCGGACGACCGGCTGA
- a CDS encoding metal-dependent hydrolase family protein, with amino-acid sequence MTHGGAGSRVIIRNARVFDGRGDSATAGQDILIEGTRIAAVSDSPIGDAPGQDTVEIDCGGRFLMPGMSDAHVHLMGNANSYLDFVMGATGLLFANTISEARRMLHRGFTTVRDMGGDTAPVKTVIDRGDFEGPRIYPSQAMISQTSGHGDFAFVYETPHAFGGGESRTDSIGFTRTADGVERVLTAVREQLRKGASQIKLTIGGGAASMYDPLYTLQFTPDEMRAAVDAAADYGTYVATHVYTVPGIKRAIEAGVRSIEHGHLADESTIALIGEKEIWLSMQPFAEDDHHYPDPDRAENNKQICHGTEDVYNWAKKHGVKVAFGTDLLLEPQSAARQSVMASRMGEFYSNAEALRMLTSGNAELFEMSGEQNPYGAAKLGVIAPDAWADLLVVEGDPLQDMSVIADPDQNLTLIMKDGNVVKNTL; translated from the coding sequence ATGACACATGGTGGTGCAGGTTCGCGAGTGATCATCCGGAATGCGCGGGTATTCGACGGTCGGGGTGACTCGGCGACGGCGGGACAGGACATTCTGATCGAGGGAACTCGGATCGCTGCGGTGTCGGACTCGCCGATCGGGGATGCACCCGGACAGGACACGGTCGAGATCGACTGTGGCGGCCGCTTCTTGATGCCGGGGATGAGTGACGCGCACGTCCACCTGATGGGCAACGCGAACAGCTACCTCGACTTCGTCATGGGCGCGACCGGGCTCCTGTTCGCGAATACGATCTCCGAAGCACGACGCATGCTGCATCGCGGCTTCACCACCGTCCGCGACATGGGCGGTGACACCGCTCCGGTCAAGACGGTCATCGACCGGGGCGACTTCGAAGGGCCACGGATCTACCCGAGCCAGGCGATGATCTCGCAGACATCGGGGCACGGCGACTTCGCCTTCGTCTACGAGACCCCGCACGCCTTCGGCGGCGGCGAGAGCCGAACCGACTCCATCGGTTTCACGCGCACGGCCGACGGGGTGGAGCGGGTGCTGACCGCGGTGCGCGAGCAGCTCCGAAAAGGTGCCTCGCAGATCAAACTGACGATCGGCGGCGGTGCGGCGTCGATGTACGACCCGTTGTACACCCTCCAGTTCACGCCCGACGAGATGCGTGCGGCCGTCGACGCGGCAGCGGACTACGGAACCTACGTCGCCACCCACGTGTACACGGTGCCCGGCATCAAACGTGCCATCGAGGCGGGCGTGCGGTCCATCGAGCACGGACATCTCGCCGACGAGTCGACGATCGCGTTGATCGGCGAGAAAGAGATCTGGCTGTCCATGCAACCGTTCGCCGAGGACGACCACCACTATCCGGATCCGGATCGGGCCGAGAACAACAAGCAGATCTGTCACGGCACCGAAGACGTGTACAACTGGGCCAAGAAACACGGGGTCAAGGTGGCTTTCGGCACCGACCTGCTTCTCGAACCACAGTCTGCGGCAAGGCAATCGGTGATGGCATCGCGGATGGGTGAGTTCTACAGCAATGCCGAGGCGCTGCGGATGCTGACCTCGGGCAACGCGGAACTGTTCGAGATGTCCGGTGAGCAAAATCCGTACGGAGCGGCGAAACTCGGGGTCATCGCGCCGGATGCGTGGGCCGATCTTCTTGTCGTCGAGGGTGATCCGCTGCAGGACATGTCCGTGATCGCCGACCCGGACCAGAATCTCACCCTGATCATGAAAGACGGAAACGTCGTCAAGAACACGCTCTAG
- a CDS encoding ATP-binding cassette domain-containing protein, whose product MTAEIPPVEDEVALLVADGIGVRATWGHIYGPTDFRILPGGLTVLAGSGGRGRTALLLTLAGRMKPSSGHLWAFGRVNDAHHLFRQAAIADIDEVDGIVQAIKVRDVITEQIRWSAPWYKWVRQARQADLERVCAPVFGDLALPSMDAFVEELPELTAALLRIAVANVRRPPLLVVGGVDRLTRIESARTLTSRLVALGREQTVITADVNGAYPGLGVREVISVDNLTDDEFVMLEQQERIS is encoded by the coding sequence GTGACCGCGGAAATCCCACCCGTCGAGGATGAGGTGGCTCTGCTGGTCGCCGACGGGATCGGCGTGCGAGCGACATGGGGCCACATTTACGGTCCCACCGACTTTCGCATCCTGCCGGGTGGGTTGACCGTGCTCGCCGGCTCCGGCGGGCGCGGACGAACCGCCCTGTTGTTGACGTTGGCCGGGCGGATGAAGCCCAGCTCGGGTCACCTGTGGGCATTCGGGCGGGTCAACGACGCCCATCACCTCTTTCGGCAGGCGGCGATCGCCGACATCGACGAGGTCGACGGCATCGTGCAGGCAATCAAGGTACGAGACGTCATCACCGAGCAGATCCGTTGGAGCGCACCCTGGTACAAGTGGGTGCGCCAGGCGCGGCAGGCCGATCTCGAGCGTGTGTGTGCACCCGTGTTCGGTGATCTCGCGCTGCCGTCGATGGATGCCTTCGTGGAGGAACTGCCCGAGTTGACCGCGGCGTTGTTGCGCATCGCGGTGGCCAATGTTCGTCGACCGCCACTACTGGTGGTCGGCGGTGTGGACCGGTTGACGCGGATCGAATCGGCGCGAACCCTCACCAGCCGGCTGGTCGCGCTCGGTCGCGAGCAGACGGTGATCACTGCGGACGTCAACGGGGCATACCCGGGACTTGGTGTGCGCGAGGTGATCTCGGTGGACAACCTCACCGATGACGAGTTCGTGATGCTGGAACAACAAGAACGGATCTCCTGA
- a CDS encoding AraC-like ligand-binding domain-containing protein, translating to MNQSRPGLSPDVLEYWRRAIGVDHPLGSNPSRQIRFRGADALDGHIALLHIEPEDPEGFEQIAYWVPLTHIQACCILQTPTRTRRTPDLIREFPSNDLIIAVHSMGSVTGRVNGFEYACRPGQLTVTDNRLPYDVTGHGVTDPTGIWVPAALLGADIAAGATVPPIPRDTPLTRACAALVVGLAKDVAARGDEIDDDTELAAVEVGSGRQTAASPRPRSTHERRRRARQRSLRHDRYVTRCTAANSRCAHRLSVR from the coding sequence GTGAACCAGTCTCGTCCCGGTCTTTCCCCCGACGTCCTCGAGTACTGGCGGCGCGCCATCGGTGTCGACCATCCGCTGGGGTCGAATCCGTCTCGGCAGATCCGGTTTCGCGGGGCAGATGCCCTCGACGGGCACATTGCTTTGCTCCACATCGAGCCCGAGGACCCGGAGGGTTTCGAGCAGATTGCCTATTGGGTGCCGCTGACACACATCCAGGCGTGCTGCATCTTGCAGACCCCCACCCGCACGCGACGAACCCCGGACCTCATCCGGGAGTTTCCGTCGAATGATCTGATCATCGCGGTACATTCCATGGGAAGTGTCACCGGACGCGTCAACGGCTTCGAGTATGCCTGCCGGCCCGGCCAATTGACGGTCACCGACAATCGGTTGCCCTACGACGTGACCGGTCACGGGGTGACCGACCCGACCGGGATCTGGGTTCCCGCGGCACTCTTGGGCGCAGATATCGCGGCGGGTGCCACGGTGCCACCGATACCCCGCGATACGCCCCTCACCCGAGCGTGTGCGGCGCTCGTGGTGGGACTGGCGAAGGACGTGGCCGCGCGTGGCGACGAGATCGACGACGACACCGAGTTGGCCGCGGTCGAGGTAGGCAGCGGGCGGCAGACAGCGGCGAGCCCGCGGCCTCGCTCAACCCATGAACGGCGTCGCCGTGCTCGGCAGCGGTCGTTGCGTCATGACCGGTACGTCACACGGTGCACAGCGGCGAATAGTCGCTGCGCCCACCGGTTGTCGGTGAGATGA
- a CDS encoding lipocalin family protein: MLRAPLTRSIIAAFVAVLTGLGLLAGTSAANAAPLKPVPSLDVQRYLGTWWQLATVPSFFGIRCARDTNATYTLINKTTIGVNNKCTSPFGQIDGVKGKATVVDTTTNAQLSVRFPFTPNSIDPGGRPNYIVAWLQEGRTPTAPYRYAIVGDPTRSSGFLLSRDKVVPTSELRRLRGEIERVGYNSCTFLISPTTGGRSDYSPLCTV, translated from the coding sequence ATGTTGCGAGCGCCCCTCACCCGATCGATCATCGCCGCGTTCGTCGCGGTCCTGACCGGACTCGGTCTCCTGGCCGGCACCTCGGCCGCCAACGCCGCTCCGCTGAAACCCGTGCCCTCTCTGGATGTGCAGCGCTACCTGGGCACCTGGTGGCAACTCGCGACCGTACCGTCGTTCTTCGGGATTCGTTGTGCACGCGACACCAACGCCACCTACACGCTCATCAACAAGACGACGATCGGAGTGAACAACAAGTGCACCTCACCCTTCGGCCAGATCGACGGGGTGAAGGGCAAGGCCACCGTCGTCGACACCACGACCAACGCGCAGCTGAGTGTCCGATTCCCGTTCACCCCCAACAGTATTGATCCGGGCGGCCGGCCGAACTACATCGTCGCCTGGCTACAGGAGGGCAGGACACCCACGGCCCCCTACCGCTACGCGATCGTCGGTGATCCGACGCGATCGTCGGGCTTCCTCCTGTCCCGCGACAAGGTGGTCCCGACATCCGAGTTGCGCCGTCTGCGCGGTGAGATCGAACGCGTCGGCTACAACTCCTGCACCTTCCTCATCTCACCGACAACCGGTGGGCGCAGCGACTATTCGCCGCTGTGCACCGTGTGA
- a CDS encoding DUF7144 family membrane protein, with protein MSIVAAALLFVAGLVAVFQGISALANDEVFVRTPNYVFEFDLTTWGWVHLILGIIAILIAGGLAVGADWARVSAIIIASLSIIAQLLWLPYYPAWAILIIVLDLIVIWAVATWKPNDVYNG; from the coding sequence ATTTCCATCGTCGCGGCCGCCCTGCTGTTCGTCGCAGGTCTGGTGGCCGTGTTCCAGGGCATTTCCGCGCTCGCGAATGACGAGGTGTTCGTGCGGACCCCCAACTATGTGTTCGAGTTCGACCTGACCACCTGGGGCTGGGTCCACCTCATCCTCGGCATCATCGCGATCCTCATCGCGGGTGGACTCGCGGTCGGCGCCGACTGGGCACGGGTCTCGGCGATCATCATCGCGTCGTTGTCGATCATCGCGCAGTTGCTGTGGCTGCCGTACTACCCGGCGTGGGCGATCCTGATCATCGTGCTCGATCTGATCGTCATCTGGGCGGTCGCGACCTGGAAGCCCAACGACGTCTACAACGGCTGA
- a CDS encoding crotonase/enoyl-CoA hydratase family protein, whose product MGTSSHDRPVTVRTDGPVTIVGINRPEVRNAVDRVTAEALADAFGSFDADHAQSVAVLYGEGGTFCAGADLKAIASGGGNRVAVDGDAPMGVSRMRMSKPVIAAIAGHAVAGGLELALWADLRVAEEDAVFGVFCRRWGVPLIDGGTVRLPRLIGRSRAMDLILTGRPVSAAEALDIGLANRVVPHGESLDRAVELARELSEFPQTCLRHDRLSLLEQGGFDEADAMRNEFAHGMESLAADAVSGAARFADGAGRHGDRA is encoded by the coding sequence GTGGGGACGAGTAGTCACGACCGTCCCGTCACGGTCCGCACCGACGGGCCGGTCACCATCGTCGGGATCAATCGGCCCGAGGTGCGCAACGCCGTCGACCGCGTCACCGCCGAGGCGCTGGCCGACGCGTTCGGCTCCTTCGACGCCGACCACGCGCAATCGGTCGCCGTCCTCTACGGCGAGGGCGGAACCTTTTGTGCCGGGGCAGATCTGAAGGCGATCGCATCAGGGGGCGGCAATCGGGTTGCCGTCGATGGTGATGCGCCGATGGGGGTCTCGCGGATGCGGATGTCCAAACCGGTGATCGCGGCGATCGCCGGGCATGCGGTGGCCGGGGGGCTCGAACTCGCGTTGTGGGCCGATCTTCGGGTCGCCGAGGAGGACGCGGTGTTCGGCGTGTTCTGCCGACGCTGGGGTGTGCCGCTGATCGACGGCGGCACCGTTCGGCTGCCGCGGCTCATCGGGCGCAGTCGCGCGATGGACCTGATCCTCACCGGACGGCCGGTGTCCGCGGCCGAGGCACTCGACATCGGGCTCGCGAACCGGGTTGTGCCGCACGGTGAATCGTTGGACCGCGCGGTCGAGCTCGCCCGCGAGTTGAGTGAGTTCCCGCAGACGTGTCTGCGGCACGACCGGCTGTCGTTGCTGGAGCAGGGCGGCTTCGACGAGGCCGACGCCATGCGTAACGAGTTCGCGCACGGGATGGAATCGCTTGCCGCGGATGCGGTATCAGGTGCGGCGAGATTCGCCGACGGTGCGGGGCGGCACGGCGATCGGGCGTGA
- a CDS encoding haloacid dehalogenase type II, translating to MSATTGVRVLAFDTFGTVTDWFTGISGAVGAELPAVDAAEFTREWRRRYGPILARVEAGDLGWRGLDDLQTETLADVASEFGVTVDDDTARRLVRAWRIIPGWPDAAPGLRRLATGFTVCALSNGSVALLTEMAKHNDFAWDFIGGSDLWHHYKPARETYCGLAELMEAEPHEVMMVATHQTDLDAARSYGLRSAFVERPDEWGGAPKDDAGSADNDLHATDLLDLAAQLGV from the coding sequence TTGAGCGCGACCACCGGCGTCCGCGTCCTCGCCTTCGACACCTTCGGCACCGTCACCGATTGGTTCACCGGCATCTCCGGCGCGGTCGGGGCTGAACTGCCGGCCGTCGACGCGGCCGAGTTCACTCGCGAGTGGCGGCGCCGGTACGGCCCCATCCTCGCCCGCGTCGAAGCCGGCGATCTCGGGTGGCGCGGTCTTGACGACCTGCAGACCGAGACGCTCGCCGACGTGGCGTCGGAGTTCGGGGTCACCGTCGACGACGACACCGCCCGCCGCCTCGTGCGCGCCTGGCGCATCATCCCCGGATGGCCCGACGCGGCGCCCGGGTTACGCCGCCTCGCAACCGGATTCACCGTGTGCGCGCTGAGCAACGGCAGCGTCGCCCTGCTCACCGAGATGGCCAAGCACAACGACTTCGCGTGGGACTTCATCGGCGGCTCCGACCTCTGGCACCACTACAAACCAGCCCGCGAAACCTACTGCGGGCTTGCCGAACTCATGGAGGCAGAGCCGCACGAGGTGATGATGGTGGCCACCCACCAGACCGACCTCGACGCCGCCCGCTCCTACGGTCTGCGCAGCGCCTTCGTCGAGCGTCCCGACGAATGGGGCGGCGCTCCCAAGGACGACGCGGGCTCGGCCGACAACGACCTGCACGCCACCGATCTCCTGGATCTGGCTGCGCAACTGGGTGTGTGA
- a CDS encoding metallophosphoesterase, which produces MVQLANREAPLRVLAGAAGLATAGLLYSTVIERNAFALRHTTLSVLEPGATPLRVLHISDLHMMPNQRLKQAWVSELEALEPDLVVNTGDNLAHPQAVPAVIQSLGGLLSRPGLFVFGSNDYFGPRPKNPFKYFKTDHQRSHGDPLPWQDLRAAFTERGWLDATHTVRELEVGGVRVVAAGVDDPHIERDRYETVEGRPNPLAHLRLGLTHSPEPRVLDRFAADGYDLVMAGHTHGGQLCLPFFGAIVTNCHIDRSRVKGPSNWGSTMKLHVSAGLGTSPYAPARFCCRPEASLLTLTPVSHGDAEFDADHSLPQLATETS; this is translated from the coding sequence ATGGTCCAACTCGCCAACCGCGAGGCCCCCCTCCGTGTGCTGGCCGGCGCCGCCGGTCTCGCAACCGCGGGCCTGCTCTATTCGACGGTCATCGAACGCAACGCTTTCGCGCTGCGCCACACGACGCTCTCGGTGCTCGAACCCGGGGCCACCCCGCTGCGGGTGCTGCACATCAGCGACCTGCACATGATGCCCAACCAGCGGCTCAAGCAGGCGTGGGTGTCCGAGCTCGAGGCACTCGAACCCGACCTCGTGGTGAACACCGGCGACAACCTGGCCCACCCGCAGGCGGTGCCGGCGGTGATCCAGTCGCTCGGTGGGCTGCTGTCGCGACCCGGCCTGTTCGTCTTCGGCTCCAACGACTACTTCGGGCCGCGGCCGAAGAACCCCTTCAAGTACTTCAAGACCGACCACCAGCGCAGCCACGGCGACCCGCTGCCCTGGCAGGATCTGCGTGCCGCGTTCACCGAGCGCGGTTGGCTCGACGCCACGCACACCGTCCGCGAACTCGAGGTCGGCGGTGTCCGGGTGGTGGCCGCCGGTGTCGACGACCCGCACATCGAACGCGACCGCTACGAGACCGTCGAGGGCCGTCCCAACCCGCTCGCCCACCTCCGGCTGGGCCTGACGCACTCCCCCGAGCCGCGGGTCCTCGACCGATTCGCCGCCGACGGCTACGACCTGGTGATGGCCGGGCACACTCACGGCGGCCAGCTGTGCCTGCCGTTCTTCGGCGCCATCGTCACCAATTGCCACATCGACCGGTCGCGGGTCAAGGGCCCGTCGAACTGGGGGTCGACGATGAAGCTGCACGTCAGCGCCGGTCTGGGCACCTCACCGTATGCCCCGGCCCGGTTCTGCTGCCGCCCCGAGGCGAGCCTGCTGACCCTGACCCCGGTGTCGCACGGGGATGCGGAGTTCGACGCCGACCACTCGCTGCCGCAGCTGGCCACCGAAACCAGTTGA